ATAAAAATGAAGGACTGGCAGGCCATGGTGAAAAAATAGACAAGAACGGGGAAGCGAGGGCACGGCGAAACAGAAATTTTCTTTAACATTTTCTCTTTTTCTTCCCCCCTTGTCTTAGCTTCATTAAATATATTGAGGGAGGTTAATGTTGAATACCTTTTTTATCTCCACACCTATTTATTATGTTAATGCCAAGCCCCACCTGGGGCATGCTTATACGACCATTGTTGCTGACAGTGTAAACAGGTTCCATAAATTACAGGGTAAAGAGACCTACTTTTTAACCGGGACAGATGAACACGGTGACAAAATAGTCCAGGCTGCGGAGAAGAACAAACAAACTCCCAAAGAGTATGTGGATATAATCAGCAAACTCTTCAAAGACACCTGGCCTGGGCTGGAGATAGAATATAATCGGTTTATCCGGACTACCGATCCTGATCATATTGCCTGCGTGCAGACTTTTCTGCAACGTGTCTATGACAACGGAGACATTTATTTTGGCGAATATGGCGGCTTTTATTGTTTTGGCTGCGAACGTTTTTACACGGAAAAGGAACTTCAGGATGGTCTTTGCCCAGACCACCAAACCAAACCGGAATTTATCCAGGAGAAGAATTATTTCTTCCGGATGAGTAAATATCTAAAACCCCTTAGAGAATATATTGAAAGCCATCCCGATTTTATTCAGCCCGAACGCTACCGCAATGAAGTCCTGGGCTTACTTAAAGAGGATCTGGGAGATCTATGTATTTCCAGGCCAAAATCCCGCCTTACCTGGGGTATTGAACTGCCCTTTGACAAAAACTTTGTTACTTACGTCTGGTTTGACGCCCTGATTAACTATATCACCGCCCTGGGATGGCCAGACGGAGAAAATTTTCAGAAATTCTGGCCTAATGCCCACCATCTGGTGGCCAAAGATATTTTAAAACCCCATGCTATTTTTTGGCCTACCATGCTCATGGCCGCAGGCGTTGATCTGTATAAAGGTTTGCGCGTCCACGGCTATTGGACGGTCAATGAAACCAAGATGTCCAAAAGCCTGGGCAATGTAGTCTCTCCAATGTCCATGAAGGACAAATACGGGCTTTCCGCTTTTCGCTACTTCTTACTCAGGGAAATGCAATTCGGTCTGGATGCCAGCTTTTCTGAAGAGGCACTGGTTGGACGCTTAAATGCCGATCTTGCCAATGACCTGGGCAACCTGTTCAGCCGGGTTCTGACCATGACTAATAAATACTTTGCCGGTGAGGTTCCAGAACCGGGTAGCCTGGAAAAGATTGACGAGGATGCGCTGGAGCTTGGCTTTAATGCCCTCAAAAATTACCAGGATCTTTTTCCAAAGTTTCAATTTTCCAAGGCATTAAGCAGCCTGTGGGAGCTAGTCCGTCATTTAAACAAATATATTGATACCTGTGCGCCCTGGAGCCTGTATAAAAATAAAGAAACCGAGCGGTTAAAAACCGTGATCTATATTCTCCTGGAAGGAATGCGTAAAATCGGGCTGCACTTGTGGCCGGTTATGCCTTCTACCAGTATTAAAATGCTCTCGCAACTGGGAGTGGATTTTGATTTACAAAAAGTAAACCTGGACCAGGAGACCAAGCAATGGGGAGGTTTGAAACCAGGCATTAAAGTAGCAAAAAAATCTAACCTGTTTCCACGCCGCGAACTAAAGCTGGAAAAATCTTGTGAGACTAAAACAGAGGCCCAAAAAGTTCGAAAAAGCCAAAAAGAAAAGAACTATATCGAATTTGAAGACTTTGTGAAGGTGGAACTAAAAGTAGGCAAAGTGGTCAAGGCCCAAAAAGTTCCCAAAGCCGATAAGCTATTGCAGGTTTTTGTGGATTTAGGGGAAAATGAACCACGACAGGTTGTAGCCGGTCTTGCTGAATACTATGAACCGGATGAGCTTATAGGTAAACAAGTCGTTGTAGTTGCCAACTTGAAGCCACGCAAATTAAGAGGCGTACTCTCCCAGGGAATGATTCTGGCTGTGCAGGCAAAAGGAAAAATGGAACTGCTAACGGTCAGTGGGGAAGTAAAACCGGGAAGCAAAGTTTCGTAGCCCTAAATTGAGCGATTCTTTTGCGGTTTAAAGTTTGAGATTTTTTTATGACATTGCGAGGAGGGTTGAGATTACGATGTTTGAGATTGCTTCGCTCCACTTCGTTCCGCTCGCAATGACAGGGGCGAGCATATTGTCATTGTGAGGGCAGCGAAGCTGCCCGTGGCAATCTCACCCATTGGGTGAGAATAGCTGGCTCTAAATCTACTTGTATTCCAATGTGTTTGAACATCTGGGCAGGAATTTGAACATTTGGGAAGAAAAAAGTTGAGTGATAAAATAGCTGGAAGCATGAAAACTGCACTAAATGAAATCCCTGGGAGCAAGTTTCCAGTTTAAGACTTTTTGGGGATTTCATTAAAGAGGCAAGAACAATCTTTGCAAAAAATTACAGAAATTTAATCCCAAAATCAGAAATAGTAACATTTTGGGTTTTACCTCTAGTACTCTGAGTCCAGCCAAAAATAATATAATCCATGTTAGAAATGGTCACGCTATCTTGAATAGTCGGCGTTGTGCCATTGTAAGAACTGGTCAAGTCGCTACAATCAATACAATCAACCCACGCCCTGAGCTGAAAATCTCCTGATGTAGCATTACGATCTACCTCCAAACGAAACGTATGCTCCATAGCATCTTCTAGCCAAGTCACCTGCGTTGTATTATAGTAACCTAAATCACCATATTCATTATTTTTTGGGTCGCCCTTATCTGGATCTCCCGCACCATGTGTCACATCATCATCAACATCTTCAACAAGCTTTTTTTTGCGTTTTTTCTCGTATTTTTCTCCCCAGTACATAAGAGATACATGATTGTATGGGGAATAATCATTAAAACCTCCATCTGGATATGTATCAACCTCTACAGCCATTTTTGGGTAACGAACAGGCTCTGTAACTCCATTATCTCCGGCATAACCTAAATAGCCTTTATCCTTGCCGCAAACAGTGCAATCATTGTTTGCTGCGGAAATTAGCGCAAATGTAAAACCATCAGCAAAATCTTTGCTGCTAAGACTTGAATCAATATCGGCAAATCTGAACTTAAAAAATACTCGTACACCATTTCCAAAAGTACAATTCCCATTGTTACAGGGACCAGAATCTCCGGAATACCAGTAACAACCGTAAGCATTTCTATACCCATTACCCAAATTTATAGTCTTATTTTCTTGAACGACCGTTATACTTTGTTTTTTACGGGGATAAATTGCTGCGCCTTGCACAAAATCATCCATGTTTTGCGCAAAAGAAATGTCAGCTCCCAGGGGTCCACTTTCAGAACCAGATGCAGAAGTACATATTTTTTGTTTTAAGTAACCTAGGGTCACGTATTCAACAATATCGTCATAAGGCTCTGGTCTATCTACATCCTCTGGATAGTCGTCCACCTTCTGGCCATATTCGTAAATAGTTACATCATCGGTATTATTGCCCAACTGCAAATTAAAATTCTCCCCCTTACTGGCAATGACAAAGGCAACATTATCCCTTGTATCTGATCCTAGAATTACGCTTAATGTAGAATTATCTTGCGAACATATACTATCGTCGGCAAGCAAGTTACTAGCTGGCCTGTAAAAGAGCGTCCCTTTTCCAAAGATTTCCTCACCGTGTCCGATTTGATCCGGAGAAGAAGGCAGCTTGCCATTCATCACTGCATATCCCACAATCTCATCCCTGGCTATCCGAACCAACCGCCTGGCATTTGTTAACCTATCTCTTTTTATACTTTTTACTATCGCCGGCACGATCATGCTCGCAATCAGGCCAATAATGACGATAATAATGGCCATCTCCACAAGGGTAAAACCCCTTTTTGTTGAGTGGTTAAGTGGCTGAGTGGGGGAGTGGTAAACTCTCATATTTTCCTCTTCTTTCGTAAAGATGAGTTGAGTGAAGAAATATTGACATATACCTAAGTTGAGCGATTCTTAATTTAATTTTACATTAAACACATTGAGGTAAAAGTAAATTTTGAGCCAGGCTATTCTCTACCCATTGGTTAAGATTGCCACGGGCAGCTTCGCTCCCCTCGCAATGTCAATCTCGCCCATGTCATTGCGAGCGGAACGAAGTGGAGCGAAGCAATCTCCTAGTACCAACCCACTGAGAGATCCTTCCACCCTTTTATTTTCCTTCTCAATCAAGGCTATCTTCTTCGCCCTAGAACCTGACTTTATCTGCTTCTCCCGAGCAATAGCTAAATTTATATCCTCATAAAACTCATAATAAACCAGCTTGTTGATACTATACCTTGCTGTAAAAGAGTTTGGCTTTACCTTGTTCTTATGCTCGCAAACCCTCCGTTGCAAATCATTACAAATCCCAGTGTATAAAACCGTGTTATTTTTATTGGTCATTATATAAACATAATAGTTGTGCTCTCTCATAAAAAACAATTTTTCTTGGTTCACGGTAAAATGTCAACGATGAAAAATCTTTCCCTCAATGCTTGAGATTGCCACGGGCAGCTTCGCTGCCCTCGCAATGACAATCTCGCCCATGTCATTGCGAGCGAAACGAAGTGGAGCGAAGCAATCTCAAACTTGGTAATCTCAACCCTCCTCGCAATGTCATAAAAAAATCTCAATCAAAAAGGGCTTGCAATTCCGAAGCAGTAACGATTAATGCCAGGTCATCATAACTTGCATCATCAGGATGATAAAAATTGGGTGGGTTGTCAGGATCTAATGCCGCAGCCAGTGTATCAGAGCTTACAAATCTGTCCCCATAAGAAGAATCATCTGCCTGGCCGTTTTTCCCAAAACTAATAAGGATAAATGCCACGCCGGTGCGTTCCTTATTGTGGACATCAATAACTTTGGAGTCTGGGCTGATTGTAGCCCTTGCCTGGTCCTGGGCCAGGTTTGCTATGACATAGTCACTGCTCTGACTCAAGCCATCTCCGCCCTGCTCAAGTCCCTCTAAGAATC
This region of Desulfovulcanus ferrireducens genomic DNA includes:
- the metG gene encoding methionine--tRNA ligase, which produces MNTFFISTPIYYVNAKPHLGHAYTTIVADSVNRFHKLQGKETYFLTGTDEHGDKIVQAAEKNKQTPKEYVDIISKLFKDTWPGLEIEYNRFIRTTDPDHIACVQTFLQRVYDNGDIYFGEYGGFYCFGCERFYTEKELQDGLCPDHQTKPEFIQEKNYFFRMSKYLKPLREYIESHPDFIQPERYRNEVLGLLKEDLGDLCISRPKSRLTWGIELPFDKNFVTYVWFDALINYITALGWPDGENFQKFWPNAHHLVAKDILKPHAIFWPTMLMAAGVDLYKGLRVHGYWTVNETKMSKSLGNVVSPMSMKDKYGLSAFRYFLLREMQFGLDASFSEEALVGRLNADLANDLGNLFSRVLTMTNKYFAGEVPEPGSLEKIDEDALELGFNALKNYQDLFPKFQFSKALSSLWELVRHLNKYIDTCAPWSLYKNKETERLKTVIYILLEGMRKIGLHLWPVMPSTSIKMLSQLGVDFDLQKVNLDQETKQWGGLKPGIKVAKKSNLFPRRELKLEKSCETKTEAQKVRKSQKEKNYIEFEDFVKVELKVGKVVKAQKVPKADKLLQVFVDLGENEPRQVVAGLAEYYEPDELIGKQVVVVANLKPRKLRGVLSQGMILAVQAKGKMELLTVSGEVKPGSKVS
- a CDS encoding prepilin-type N-terminal cleavage/methylation domain-containing protein, which codes for MRVYHSPTQPLNHSTKRGFTLVEMAIIIVIIGLIASMIVPAIVKSIKRDRLTNARRLVRIARDEIVGYAVMNGKLPSSPDQIGHGEEIFGKGTLFYRPASNLLADDSICSQDNSTLSVILGSDTRDNVAFVIASKGENFNLQLGNNTDDVTIYEYGQKVDDYPEDVDRPEPYDDIVEYVTLGYLKQKICTSASGSESGPLGADISFAQNMDDFVQGAAIYPRKKQSITVVQENKTINLGNGYRNAYGCYWYSGDSGPCNNGNCTFGNGVRVFFKFRFADIDSSLSSKDFADGFTFALISAANNDCTVCGKDKGYLGYAGDNGVTEPVRYPKMAVEVDTYPDGGFNDYSPYNHVSLMYWGEKYEKKRKKKLVEDVDDDVTHGAGDPDKGDPKNNEYGDLGYYNTTQVTWLEDAMEHTFRLEVDRNATSGDFQLRAWVDCIDCSDLTSSYNGTTPTIQDSVTISNMDYIIFGWTQSTRGKTQNVTISDFGIKFL
- a CDS encoding GIY-YIG nuclease family protein gives rise to the protein MREHNYYVYIMTNKNNTVLYTGICNDLQRRVCEHKNKVKPNSFTARYSINKLVYYEFYEDINLAIAREKQIKSGSRAKKIALIEKENKRVEGSLSGLVLGDCFAPLRSARNDMGEIDIARGAKLPVAILTNG
- a CDS encoding type II secretion system protein, whose protein sequence is MLIVSRLNRTVKNGFTLVELALVLVIVGLLIGGGVLSWTSLMQARKIAATRSALNQAKDCLFRRIAYTNKYPDYTPAPDCSSVDQTKDVDVCLCGIKDAWGNRLRFLEGLEQGGDGLSQSSDYVIANLAQDQARATISPDSKVIDVHNKERTGVAFILISFGKNGQADDSSYGDRFVSSDTLAAALDPDNPPNFYHPDDASYDDLALIVTASELQALFD